Proteins found in one Siniperca chuatsi isolate FFG_IHB_CAS linkage group LG22, ASM2008510v1, whole genome shotgun sequence genomic segment:
- the LOC122869778 gene encoding LOW QUALITY PROTEIN: Fc receptor-like protein 5 (The sequence of the model RefSeq protein was modified relative to this genomic sequence to represent the inferred CDS: substituted 1 base at 1 genomic stop codon), which yields MGHTLLCVLGLFLMNTLFKYGHAEAQKVNATLRADKRTIAVGGNVMLTCSVDADDSSGWKYQWFRRTTNSFEEIFMENGKPDQNSTISVTKGGVYRCRGGKGDSLSFTEDSNIITIHKIVYNRAVVTLQPNWLQIFSGETITLRCEIQRGEGTEWKYEWMTPTSNLSLTNNEYKISKALASNNGDYSCKGSHRGDLFSSTNWSETVALTVFQRKPKAKISADKTAVPVGGNVTLTCTVKPSSDWKYYWYRGKKNSKSVFHSSGQMSISQGGLYWCRGGRGNPVYYAEYSDSINRNKLVTNRAVVTLQPNWPKIYTEETVALKCDINDGEDIEWEYEWQTSSSSKPPKQRESLLIAYTSHSGDYRCKGRKKSEQTTVTEWSDAFNLMVYDKKPQAVLTVSPLWLSPEATVNLSCEVENPSAGWRFYWYKAVPKLADNSYSDELLPGNSSGTEQDSYIVYGQPHTAGYKCRAGRGDRVYYTQYSEPKFVWSGDFHSSASLTVSPDRVQHFPSDSVSLNCEGNSAEWRVRRFTEKDSLLDYSDWGTMTGATCNIHRLQEGNTVYWCESGSGQYSNAVNITAQKKDIILVSPVHPVTEGDSVSLCCKLKTXRLDSDVFFYRNDKLIQNDTRGELNISAVSKSDEGFYKCQYSGKESLQSWLAVKSSRSSSLVSVFTGLLAGIVMIILLLLLCHYKKAKDLCCDGPIQSLSTNQGSATDQTVNQDETQQHVYSSFPW from the exons ATGGGACACACTTTGCTCTGTGTGCTGGGGTTATTCT tgatGAATACTCTCTTCAAGTATGGACATGCTGAAG CACAAAAGGTTAACGCCACCTTGAGAGCTGATAAAAGAACCATAGCAGTGGGAGGCAATGTGATGCTGACCTGCTCTGTGGATGCTGACGACTCCTCTGGCTGGAAATACCAGTGGTTCAGACGAACTACAAATTCTTTTGAAGAAATATTTATGGAAAATGGCAAACCTGACCAAAACAGCACTATCAGTGTCACAAAAGGAGGCGTCTACAGGTGCAGAGGAGGGAAAGGAGACTCATTGTCCTTTACAGAGGACAGCAATATCATCACCATTCACAAAATTG TTTACAACAGGGCTGTTGTGACTCTGCAGCCCAACTGGCTTCAGATATTCAGCGGTGAGACGATCACTCTCAGATGTGAGATCCAGAGAGGAGAAGGCACAGAGTGGAAGTATGAATGGATGACACCCACCTCAAATCTATCATTGACAAATAATGAATACAAGATTAGCAAGGCTCTTGCTTCCAACAATGGAGATTACTCATGTAAAGGTAGTCACAGAGGAGACttgttttcttcaacaaactgGAGTGAGACCGTCGCATTGACAGTATTTC AACGAAAACCAAAAGCCAAAATAAGTGCTGACAAAACAGCAGTTCCAGTAGGTGGCAATGTTACCCTGACCTGTACTGTGAAACCATCATCTGACTGGAAATACTACTGGTACAGAGGCAAGAAAAACTCTAAATCTGTTTTCCACTCAAGTGGACAAATGAGTATCTCACAGGGAGGACTCTACTGgtgcagaggagggagaggaaatcCAGTTTATTACGCAGAGTACAGTGATTCAATCAATCGCAACAAACTTG TCACAAACAGGGCTGTTGTGACCCTGCAACCCAACTGGCCCAAAATATATACAGAAGAGACAGTCGCCCTCAAGTGTGACATCAACGATGGAGAAGACATTGAGTGGGAGTATGAATGGCAAACAAGTAGCTCATCCAAACCTCCAAAACAACGTGAGAGCTTACTTATTGCCTATACATCCCACAGTGGAGACTACAGGTGTAAGGGCAGAAAGAAAAGTGAACAAACGACAGTGACAGAGTGGAGTGATGCCTTCAATTTGATGGTGTATGACA AAAAACCCCAGGCTGTCCTCACTGTGTCTCCATTATGGCTGAGTCCTGAAGCCACAGTAAATCTGAGCTGTGAGGTTGAAAATCCATCTGCAGGATGGAGGTTCTACTGGTATAAGGCTGTTCCCAAACTAGCAGACAACTCCTACAGCGATGAGCTGCTACCTGGCAACAGCAGTGGGACTGAACAGGATTCCTACATTGTTTATGGACAGCCACACACAGCAGGATATAAGTGCAGAGCTGGAAGAGGAGACCGAGTGTATTACACTCAGTACAGTGAACCAAAGTTCGTCTGGTCTGGAG attttcattCATCAGCGTCTCTCACAGTGAGTCCTGACAGAGTGCAGCACTTCCCCTCTGACTCTGTCTCACTGAACTGTGAGGGAAACTCTGCTGAGTGGAGAGTGAGGAGGTTTACCGAGAAGGACTCCTTGTTAGACTATTCTGACTGGGGGACAATGACTGGAGCCACATGCAACATTCACAGATTACAGGAGGGTAACACTGTGTACTGGTGTGAGTCTGGATCAGGACAGTACAGCAACGCAGTCAACATCACTGCACAGA aAAAAGATATTATCCTGGTGAGCCCTGTCCATCCTGTGACTGAGGGAGATTCTGTCAGTCTTTGCTGCAAATTGAAGACATGAAGATTagattctgatgtgtttttctatcGAAATGACAAACTCATCCAAAATGATACTAGAGGGGAGCTGAATATCTCTGCAGTGTCAAAGTCAGACGAAGGCTTCTACAAGTGTCAATACTCGGGGAAAGAGTCACTACAGAGTTGGTTGGCAGTAAAAT CGTCAAGGTCTTCGTCTCTTGTATCAGTTTTTACCGGACTGCTTGCGGGAATTGTAATGATTATTCTCCTGCTTCTGCTGTGTCACTACAAAAAAGCCAAAG ATCTATGCTGTGACGG GCCGATCCAGTCTCTGAGCACCAATCAGGGCTCTGCTACAGACCAAACAGTCAACCAGGATGAAACTCAACAGCATGTATACTCCTCTTTTCCATG GTGA